CGAAGACGGCCAGGACCGGCAGCACGACGAGCAGGGAGCCGGCCATCAGCATGCCGTTGCCGCCGCCGACCGTGCGGTTGGGATCGTTGGCGAAGGTCGCGAGCGCCACCGGCAGGGTGTACTTGCCGGGGTCGTTGGTGGCGATCAGGGGCCAGATGAAGTTGTTCCACGAGCCGAGGAAGGTGAAGATCGTCAGCGTCGCGAGGGCCGGCTTGACCAGCGGCATCACGATCCGCCAGAAGATGTACCACTCCCCCGCGCCGTCGAGGCGGGCCGCTTCGAGGAGTTCGTCGGGCACCGACAGCATGAACTGCCGCATCAGGAACACCCCGAACGCGCCGGCCGCGAACGGCAGGACCAGGCCCGCGTAGGTGTCGATCAGACCGAGGCCGTTCATCAGCACGTACAGCGGCAGGATCATCAGGTTGCCCGGGACCATCAGGGCGGCGAGCACGAGTCCGAAGACCTTGGAGCGCCCGCTGAAGTCGAGCTTGGCCAGCGCGTAGCCGAGCATCGAGCAGAACAGCAGGTTGCTGACGGTCACCAGGACGGCCACGATCAGCGAGTTGAGGAAGTACTGCGGCATGTCGAGCTGGTCGAGCAGCGCGGTGAAGTTCTCCAGCGTCCACCGGGAGGGGATCCACACCGGCGTGGTCGAGGTGAGGTCCTCCTTGGTCTTGAAGGCGGACAGCGCCATCCACAGGAACGGCGCGGACATCACCAGGAGCCCGAGCGAGGCGACGATGTAGAGCAGCGGTCTGCGCGTCCGTCCGGAGCGCCGGGGGCGGTGGGCCGTGGCGGCCGTCTCGGCGGTCATCGGGTGTTGTCCTTCAGCAGGCGGAGCTGGAGCACCGTGATGCCCATGATCACGACGAACAGGACGTACGCCATCGCGCTGGCGTAGCCCATGTGGAAGAAGTTGAAGCCTTCCCGGTACATGTCGAGGGAGACGGTGAGGGTGGCGTCGGAGGGGCCGCCCTGGGTCATCACGAACGGTTCCTCGAAGACGTTGAGGTAACCGATGGTGGTGATGACGGTGGCGTACAGCAGCGTCGGCCGCAGCAACGGGACGGTGACGCGGCGCAGTTCCTGCCAGCCGCTCGCCCCGTCGAGGCGGGCGGCCTCGCGGACCTCGGCGGGGATCGCCTGGAGCCCGGCGATGCACAGCACCATGACGGTGCCGAGGTTGCGCCAGACGGCCATGGCGATCAGGGACGGCATCGCCCAGGTCTCCGAGCCGAGGAAGTCCGGTGCGGTCAGGCCCACTTCGGAGGCGAGCGAGGCGATCAGACCGTCGGACGGGTCGAGCACGAACCGCCAGACGACGGCCACCGCGACGATCGTCGTGACGACCGGAGCGTAGAAACCGATCCGGAAGACGGTACGGGCCCGGTCGATGCCGTTGTTGAGCAGGACCGCCGCGAGGAGTCCGAGGACGATGGTCGCGGGGACGCCGACGACCACGAAGTAGGCGGTGTTGAAGAGGGAGGTGAGGAACTTGTCGTCCTGGAACAGCCGGGTGTAGTTGTCCAGGCCGACGAAGTCCGCC
The sequence above is a segment of the Streptomyces griseoviridis genome. Coding sequences within it:
- a CDS encoding carbohydrate ABC transporter permease, with the protein product MTAETAATAHRPRRSGRTRRPLLYIVASLGLLVMSAPFLWMALSAFKTKEDLTSTTPVWIPSRWTLENFTALLDQLDMPQYFLNSLIVAVLVTVSNLLFCSMLGYALAKLDFSGRSKVFGLVLAALMVPGNLMILPLYVLMNGLGLIDTYAGLVLPFAAGAFGVFLMRQFMLSVPDELLEAARLDGAGEWYIFWRIVMPLVKPALATLTIFTFLGSWNNFIWPLIATNDPGKYTLPVALATFANDPNRTVGGGNGMLMAGSLLVVLPVLAVFAVLQRHFTQGIATAGLK
- a CDS encoding carbohydrate ABC transporter permease — its product is MSLTTGPAASAAAVDKSPRGGGSSGSARRPRRSLSRHNLTGWLFSTPFLVLFGVFMLFPIVATLLMSFTDFGARDVTRPLEADFVGLDNYTRLFQDDKFLTSLFNTAYFVVVGVPATIVLGLLAAVLLNNGIDRARTVFRIGFYAPVVTTIVAVAVVWRFVLDPSDGLIASLASEVGLTAPDFLGSETWAMPSLIAMAVWRNLGTVMVLCIAGLQAIPAEVREAARLDGASGWQELRRVTVPLLRPTLLYATVITTIGYLNVFEEPFVMTQGGPSDATLTVSLDMYREGFNFFHMGYASAMAYVLFVVIMGITVLQLRLLKDNTR